The sequence below is a genomic window from Tenacibaculum tangerinum.
TGATTATGACAACAAAAAATTTATATATAACAAAAATTGTAGCATTCTTTTTGTTGGTGTTAGTATCTTGTCAACAAGACGACAATTTACAACCCGAAGGAGAATGGGAGTTAAGTACACCAGCAGTCTTAACCCCTAGTTCTGGAGCTAAAATAACATTAGATGAAAATACTCCTAGTGAAACAGTTATGTTTAGCTGGGAAGCAGCAGAATCATCAGTGGGATATGGAGTAACCTACGAGGTATTAATGGACGAGCAGGGAGGTAACTTTACTGACCCTATTTTTGTCTCAAAATCTTCAGATAATGGTAACGATACGTCATTTACTATTACTTATGAAGAACTCAATAAAACTTTGGCATACAATGGCTATCCTGCAAACTCTGAAATTACTTTAGCCTTTGCTGTAAAAGCAAATAGCCTGAGTAAATCTAGCATGGATACTGGTGAACTAAAAATTGTAACTTTTACCAACCCTCTTATGCCAGAATCGCTATACATTTCTGGTACAGCAACAGAAGATAATGGAGATCTTTCTCAAGCAATAGAATTACAACGTCTTACCAGTAGCGATGGTACTTCTTTATCGAATAAATATGAAATTTATACTAGTTTAAAAGCTGGTGAAAGCTATAAATTTTACAACGAACGCTCTTTACCTGCATTACAATACGGTGGAAGTGAAGGAAATATTGAATTTTTCGGAAACGAAATAGTTGCAGAAGATTCTGGACAATACCGAATCACTGTAGATTTAGATAACAATACATACGAACTCCTTCACATAGAAAAATGGAGTATGGTAGGACAGCCTATTAATGGAGGCTGGGGAGGTGACGAACCTTTAGAATATCAAGGAGATGGAATATGGAAAGCCTCTATAAATTTATTTGAAACTGGTGGTTTTGTATTCAGAGCTAATGGAGATTGGGGATATTTACTAAAGCGTGTTGTTGGTACTCCAAACACACTTGTAATGGAAAGAGATGCTTCAAGTCAAGGACTTTCATTTGAAGATATACCTAATGATTTAACAGGTACCTATATAGTAACCTTAGACCTTTCTCCAGGTAACTATAACTATACCTTTGAGCGAGACGGTTCAGTTGCCGCTCCTATCGATACACCATCTCAATTATTTTTACTTGAAAATGGAACTATGATTGAAGAGTTTACGGTAGATGGTAACGTATTTAGTTCAAACAAATTCATCCCATTACAATCAAATAATACCTATACACTTAATAGTGCTTCTGACGGTTCTGGTACATCGTACTCTGTAGAAGGATTACTAGCAAGCAGTGATTCTCCAGATGACAATAAGGTTTCAGATGTATTAACTCTTGTTGAAAACAATAACACTTTTACGGTAGTTTCAGACAGAGCTATTCGCTTTAGCATAGATTTTAGTGCTCCGTCGTTAACTTGGACCTATTATAACTTTAGATTATTCCACTGGGATCAAGCTAACGAAAAGTGGGATGATAGACAAGAATTCTTAATGACCTACTCACACCCTAATACCTATACCGTTAC
It includes:
- a CDS encoding SusE domain-containing protein, coding for MTTKNLYITKIVAFFLLVLVSCQQDDNLQPEGEWELSTPAVLTPSSGAKITLDENTPSETVMFSWEAAESSVGYGVTYEVLMDEQGGNFTDPIFVSKSSDNGNDTSFTITYEELNKTLAYNGYPANSEITLAFAVKANSLSKSSMDTGELKIVTFTNPLMPESLYISGTATEDNGDLSQAIELQRLTSSDGTSLSNKYEIYTSLKAGESYKFYNERSLPALQYGGSEGNIEFFGNEIVAEDSGQYRITVDLDNNTYELLHIEKWSMVGQPINGGWGGDEPLEYQGDGIWKASINLFETGGFVFRANGDWGYLLKRVVGTPNTLVMERDASSQGLSFEDIPNDLTGTYIVTLDLSPGNYNYTFERDGSVAAPIDTPSQLFLLENGTMIEEFTVDGNVFSSNKFIPLQSNNTYTLNSASDGSGTSYSVEGLLASSDSPDDNKVSDVLTLVENNNTFTVVSDRAIRFSIDFSAPSLTWTYYNFRLFHWDQANEKWDDRQEFLMTYSHPNTYTVTADLSADYDSKFISPWDYDLGSDAPSALAGNLIKSGGSNIVNITNSGTYTVTMILNDDYETGTYEFKQ